One Nostoc punctiforme PCC 73102 DNA window includes the following coding sequences:
- a CDS encoding elongation factor G: MNEKVKSGSRNVAIVGPYLSGKTTLLESLLFVTGAISRKGSVKDSNTVGDSAAESRDRHMSVEVSAASTEYNGIRFTFIDCPGSVEFAQETYNALMGVDAAIVVCEPIRDRVLTLAPLFKFLDDWEIPHLVFVNKMDRANIHVLETLHALKAVSSRPLVAHQYPIMNGEQLTGFIDMVSEQAYQYHPGAPADPIPFPESLKEEEHIARAEMLEALANFDDHLLEELLEDIEPPQEEILKDLKMELGADLVVPVFFGVAEQDYGVRPLLEALLREAPEPETTAERRLKNLKGDTPLAQVLKTYYTPQGGKLSLVRVWRGKLTDGIVLNGIRTGGIYRLMGQQQQSVNQVSAGEIVALSRLEGIKTGDTISTEQQSAIKLPKAVELEPVYALAITPEKRNDEVKLSGAITKLLEEDCSLAWEQHGDTHEVILWGQGEIHLQVALDRLRRKYNLPMTTHLPQVPYKETIRKTVASVHGRYKHQSGGHGQFGDVFLDIKPLPRGTGFNFNETIVGGVVPKQYIPGVEMGVREFLTHGPLGFPLVDLAVTLTNGSYHNVDSSEQAFKQAARLAMQTGIPQAEPTLLEPILRVEVTTPSEFTSKVLQLLSGRRGQILGYEGRNDWQGWDNVSAYLPQAEMQNFIVELRSLTLGVGSFHWEYDHLQEVPEKLAERVIHSNGNGSNGNGK; this comes from the coding sequence ATGAACGAAAAAGTAAAATCGGGTTCGCGGAATGTTGCAATTGTCGGGCCTTATTTAAGTGGAAAAACCACTTTACTAGAAAGCTTGTTATTTGTCACAGGGGCAATTTCTCGCAAAGGGAGTGTTAAGGACAGCAATACAGTGGGAGATAGTGCTGCCGAGTCGCGCGATCGCCACATGAGTGTAGAAGTCAGCGCCGCTAGCACTGAGTATAACGGCATTCGCTTTACTTTTATTGACTGTCCGGGAAGTGTAGAATTTGCTCAAGAAACGTACAATGCTTTAATGGGAGTTGATGCGGCAATTGTAGTTTGCGAACCCATCCGCGATCGCGTCCTCACCCTCGCCCCTCTATTTAAATTCCTCGACGATTGGGAAATTCCCCATCTCGTCTTCGTCAACAAAATGGATCGGGCAAATATTCACGTTCTAGAAACGTTACACGCCCTGAAAGCAGTATCTAGCCGTCCCCTGGTAGCGCATCAATATCCCATCATGAACGGGGAACAACTCACCGGCTTTATTGATATGGTGAGCGAACAGGCATATCAATATCATCCAGGCGCACCGGCTGACCCCATTCCCTTCCCTGAAAGCTTAAAAGAAGAAGAACATATAGCACGAGCAGAAATGCTCGAAGCTCTAGCAAATTTTGACGACCATTTACTCGAAGAACTTTTAGAAGACATCGAACCACCCCAAGAGGAAATCCTTAAAGATTTAAAAATGGAATTAGGGGCAGATTTAGTAGTCCCCGTTTTCTTTGGTGTGGCAGAACAAGATTATGGTGTTAGACCTCTATTAGAAGCCTTGTTACGGGAAGCACCCGAACCAGAAACTACAGCAGAACGTCGCTTAAAAAACTTAAAAGGTGATACGCCTTTAGCACAGGTATTAAAAACTTACTACACTCCCCAAGGTGGCAAACTCTCTCTCGTGCGTGTTTGGCGAGGTAAATTAACTGATGGTATTGTCCTCAATGGCATTCGCACTGGTGGAATTTACCGCCTCATGGGACAGCAACAGCAGTCAGTTAACCAAGTTAGTGCTGGTGAAATTGTTGCATTGAGCCGTTTAGAAGGAATCAAGACAGGCGATACAATCTCCACAGAACAGCAGTCGGCAATAAAATTACCCAAAGCTGTAGAGTTGGAACCAGTGTATGCTCTCGCCATTACACCAGAAAAGCGCAACGATGAAGTTAAACTCAGCGGTGCCATCACCAAGTTATTGGAGGAAGACTGTTCACTTGCTTGGGAACAACACGGCGATACTCACGAAGTTATCTTGTGGGGTCAAGGCGAGATTCATTTACAAGTCGCCCTAGACAGACTGCGCCGCAAATATAACTTGCCAATGACAACCCACTTACCGCAAGTGCCTTACAAAGAAACCATCCGCAAAACGGTGGCTTCAGTTCATGGACGCTACAAGCACCAAAGCGGTGGTCACGGACAGTTTGGTGACGTTTTTCTCGACATCAAACCCCTACCACGCGGCACAGGTTTCAACTTTAATGAAACTATTGTTGGTGGCGTGGTTCCCAAACAGTACATTCCTGGGGTGGAAATGGGCGTGCGGGAATTTCTGACACATGGGCCTTTGGGCTTCCCATTAGTGGATTTAGCGGTAACTCTGACTAATGGTTCCTATCACAACGTTGACAGTTCCGAACAAGCCTTTAAGCAAGCTGCCCGATTGGCAATGCAAACGGGGATACCCCAAGCAGAACCTACCCTGTTAGAACCAATTCTGCGCGTGGAAGTGACTACACCGAGCGAATTTACCTCGAAAGTGCTGCAACTGTTGAGTGGTAGACGAGGGCAAATTTTAGGCTATGAGGGCAGAAACGATTGGCAAGGCTGGGATAATGTCTCTGCATACTTGCCACAAGCAGAGATGCAAAACTTTATTGTAGAGCTGCGATCGCTCACCTTGGGCGTTGGTTCCTTCCATTGGGAATATGACCATCTCCAGGAAGTGCCGGAAAAACTCGCTGAACGTGTCATTCACAGCAATGGCAATGGTAGTAACGGCAATGGCAAGTAA